CCCGCATCACGACCGTCGGCTGCAATAACTTCACCAACTGCCCGGGTCAGTTCGGTAATAATCGCAGATGGTATCGTAACCGCAATCACTATCGTGACCGGAACTACGACCGCGACGACCGTTATGGCTGGGATCGCCGCTATGATCGGCGGTATCGCCGCCATGACAATACCGGTGCCATCATCGGCGGTCTGGCGGCCGGCGCCCTCCTCGGCGGTATCATCGCTTCGCAGCCGCGCACGCGTGCCTATAGTTCTGGTTCACATGCGGAGTATTGCTACAGCCGTTATCGGTCCTATCGCGCCTCCGACAATACCTACCAGCCGAATTACGGCCCACGCCGCCAGTGCCGCTAGCCGGCCAGTCCATCAGAGCAAGCCTCGCATGAAAGTGCGGGGCTTTTTGATAGCCGAAAGCCCGTTACGCGGTTTTACCTGCGACACCGTAGACTGTCGCGCCGTCCAGCAAATCGCCTTGCCCCCTCTCGACCAGCTCTATATGTATTAAAGCACGGTATGTTAGCAGATGCGCACATACATAACCCCTCTCCATCCCAAAATGAAACCTATTCCCCTCCCCCGCGTTATCCCCCAATACATCCGATGACCCAAGGTGATTGAAATGAACAAATTCGGCATCATTGCCCTGTCGATAGCGACGGCCTTCTCGGGAATGCCGGCCTCGGCAGCCCCGGTCTTCGTGCCAAGCCCGACGCTATCGGCCCAGCCGGCGCCTCAAAATACCGATGCCCGGATCATGACCGTCGCCTGCAACCCATACTCCATCGTCTGCTCGGGCGATGGCGATAACCGCAGATCCTACCGCAACCGCGACCGCGACAACGATCGAGACCGCGACCGCCGCAGCTACCGCGACCGCCGCTACGACCGTGACGACCGCTATGGCGGGGACCGCCGCTACGATCGCCGGTATCGCCGATATGACAACCGATATGACAATAACGGTGCCGTCATCGGCGGCCTGGCAGCCGGCGCCCTCCTGGGCGGCATCATCGCTTCGCAGCCGCGCGCACGTGCCTATGGTTCTTCGCATGCGGAGTACTGCTATAGCCGCTACCGGTCATACCGCGCCTATGACAATACCTACCAGCCGAACTACGGCCCGCGCCGCCAGTGCCGCTAATCCGGCCCATCCATCAGAGCAAGCCTCGCATGAAGATGCGGGGCTTTTTGATGGCCGAAAGCCCGCTACACGGCTTCCGATCGCCGGTCGGTCGTGTTCGCGCGGCCAAGATTAGTCAGCCCACTTAGTTAGGCGACGCGAACCTAAAGCAAGCCGCGCAAAAGTGTGCAGCGGTTTTGCGATAGCGACGTGCGTTGGAAATAAAGAGCTAAAGCGTCAGGAGCGAATCTGAAAGATCGCGACACGAACCTAGGTCCGAAATGACATCTGGAGATGCAGCAAAGCCCGCCGGCCCCGTCGTCCTGCTGCCGCCGGATCTGGAGAACCTGTCAGGCTTCGAAGCGGCGCTCGCCGCCGGCTGGTCTCCCGATCCGCGCCGCGCGAGCGACGAAACCTATGTTCGCGGCGAGCTTCAGCGACTGCGCCAGGACCGGGCGAAGTTCCTCGGCGATCTCATTCCTGATGGCAGGCGGCACGCCGGGTCCGGATCGCCGCCTCTGACCACCCGTCTGTTCTGGATCTGGGACGGCGAATTCTGCGGCAGCATCAGCCTACGTTTTCAAGTGGGCACCGAGGAATTGCCGCCCGAGGTGTCGGGCCATGTGGGATATTCCGTCGTGCCGTGGAAACAGCGCAATGGCCACGCGACAACCGCGCTAAGCCTTCTCATGGCCGTGGCATCGAAGGAAGGCCTCGACCGCCTGGTCGTCCTCTGCAACGAGGACAACGACGCCTCGCGGCGCGTGATCGAGCGCAATGGCGGCGAATTGTTCATGCGCGGCCCGCACTCCTCCGACAGGCCCGATCAGATCAAACTGTATTTCTGGCTGAAGCCCGGAGCCGCCGGCTGACGTGAGCTCGACGGATTTCCAGACGGACGGAGCACAAGCCTTGCCCGCCTTTGCTCCGTCCGTCCCTTCAGCCTGGGGCTGGCTGAGTGCTTGTCGCGCAGCGGCTGCCGCCGGCGCGCATCGTCTCTCAATAGGTCGCGGCCGGTTTCGGCTTTTTCTCGGTCCATTGCGGCGGCGCGCCATATTTGGCGGCCACAGCCCCCATCAGTCCGGGCGGCCGGCCGAAGGCGTCGCAGGCGGCGTATTTCGGTTTGCCGCCGAGCCAGGATTTCATCCGCTGCCCCGTGGGCAGCGAGATATCCAATCCCTTCGGCTCCTTGCCTTTGATCAGCATGCGGGAAAACTCGCTGCTGAATTTCGAAGCCAGGCTATAGGCGTCGCCGACTTCGGAAACGCGAGGATTGTTCTGCAGCGAGTTTGCTCCGCGCGACCAGACGATCGCCGCCCGCTGCACGCCACCGCTGTCGACGGCTTCCGCCTCGACCGCCAGTCCGCCGAGGCCGGCCGGCAGCCGCGGCACGCCGACCGGCAGCACAAAACCGGTGCCGACGGTCACGGCGGTCGAAACACCAGCCATCGCCTTGTTGGTCGGCACGATGTCGGTGACGACCGAGCGGATTGTCAGGTCCGCCGGCTGGCCCGCTGAGACCAGCTGATATTTGTCGCTGAGCGAAATGCAGAGCGCCCGGTCCAGCGCGTTCGCCACCATCACGCGGTCGGCGTCCGATTTGACGCGGGTCGCGGCGCTGAAGGCGAAGGTCGTCGGCACGATGCTCACCGTCTTTGCCGGGCTAAGGCGCGTCCCATCGACATAGACGCGCGATTTCGACAGCCTGCCCTTCGGCGCGCCGAGATTACCATAGGAAGAAAGCGTGCCGGCCTCCTTCAGTGGCACCGAGCTGCAACCGGCCGCGGCCATGGCGAGCGCCAGCGGCAGAGCGAGGGACAAGCCTCTCGACGCCACGGGGAAGGAAAATGGGAATGGATTGCTGCGCACGCTGTCTGGCCTCCGTCGCCGATGAACTCGGGCGAAAGTGGCGGTCGAGAATTGCCGCAACATTACAGTTTTCTTCCCAGAGCCTTTCCTGGTCAGACCCAGGTGGATGCTGCTGAGCAGTCCCGACCTTATGCGAGTTCGATCGTCACCTGCGTCCCGGCAGCACTGCTCTCGATGCTGACCTCGCCGCCATGGTTTGCGGCGACCTGCTTGACGAGGCTGAGGCCGAGACCGGCGCCACTGCTCTTCGGGGTGACGCGATAGAATGGCTCGAACACCAGCTCCCGGTGTTCGGCCGGAATACCCGGCCCTTCGTCGGCGACGGTGATCCGGCCGCCGCCGGAAGGCGAGCGCGACACCGAAACCGTGACCATGCCGCTATTGCCGCCATGGTCAATGGCATTGCGCACGAGGTTGCTCATGGCCCGTGGCAGGGCGGAAGGGCTGCCCTTGCGTTCGAGCCTCTCGACCTCGCTTTGAAACGAAATTTGGTAGCCGGCGCCGATCGCCAGTGGCGCGAGATCGGCCACCACGCCGCGGGCGATCTCGACCAGATCGACGGGTTCGTCGAGGTCAGCCGCCTGATCGTTGCGCTCGAAATCGAGCAACTGCTCGGCCGCGTGCCCAAGCCGCGCCACGTCGTCGAGCAGCCGCTGCCGCTCGCGCCCGTCGGGCATGCCGTCGATCCGCGTCTGCATGATGGCGATAGGGGTCCGAAGCTCATGCGCCGCGTCCATCAGAAATCGCTGGCGTTTCCGGAATTCGCTCTCGAGCCGCTCCAGAGTGCCGTTGAAGGCGTTCACCAGCGGCGCCACTTCCCGGGGAATGCCGTCCACGGGAAGGCGCGCGCCACGCCGGCGCGGCTCGATCTCAGCCGCCTCGCGCGCCACCTCGCTGATCCCCCGGAGCGCGCGTCCGACGATCCGCGGCACGGCGAGGAAGACAGCCGGCAGGGAGACCGCAAGCAGCGGTATGTAGATGGGATAGGTCTCAATCAGCATGGTCAGGAAGGTCGAACTCCTGCTCGGGTCTCCACCATACATTACCCTGAAGGTGCCGAGCCGCGTTTCCATCGCGTCGATCGACGCGCTCTCGTCCGTCTCCTTGGCGCCGCGAATGTCGCCCTCCTTGATGAGGCGGATGTAGTCGGCAAGCCCGCGATAAGCCTGGGGGATCGCGCCGTAGGAGACCGTCCGCCCATCCTGGTCCGCGACGATGAACCAGAGTCTTTCGGCTTCCGCCTTGAACGACCTGAGACGCGGGCTGTCGGTAATCACGAGCCTGCCGTCAGCCTCCCGCCCCAGCGCTTCGTCGAGCACCGCGGTAAGCTCATCCTCCGTGCCCACATTGGGCGAGAGGATCATCGCGCCATAGACGCAGAGCCCGACGATGACAGCCGCCACCACGGCGACGAAGACGATACTCAGCTGCCAGCTGAGCCGCCACCAAAGCGACGGATTGGCGTATTGCGCCTTGGCCATCATTCTTCCTTCATGAGATAGCCGACACCGCGGATATTGTGGATCGCAACACCCGCGCCGGCATCGATCAGCCGCTTGCGCAACCGTGAAATATGCGCGTCGAGCGCATTCGACTGGATTTCCTCCTCGTAGTTATAAACCGCCGCCTCCAGCGTCGAGCGCAGCACCGTCTTCTCTTTGCGCCTTGCGAGTGCCGCCAGCACCAGAAGTTCGCGCCGGGGCAGATCGAGCGGCGTAGCGTCGACGGTGACCCCGAGATGCAGCGGGTCGATCACCAACCGCCCGGCCGTGATCTTGAGTTCGGCCAGTTCAGGCGATCGCCGCAGCA
This Rhizobium brockwellii DNA region includes the following protein-coding sequences:
- a CDS encoding sensor histidine kinase; this encodes MAKAQYANPSLWWRLSWQLSIVFVAVVAAVIVGLCVYGAMILSPNVGTEDELTAVLDEALGREADGRLVITDSPRLRSFKAEAERLWFIVADQDGRTVSYGAIPQAYRGLADYIRLIKEGDIRGAKETDESASIDAMETRLGTFRVMYGGDPSRSSTFLTMLIETYPIYIPLLAVSLPAVFLAVPRIVGRALRGISEVAREAAEIEPRRRGARLPVDGIPREVAPLVNAFNGTLERLESEFRKRQRFLMDAAHELRTPIAIMQTRIDGMPDGRERQRLLDDVARLGHAAEQLLDFERNDQAADLDEPVDLVEIARGVVADLAPLAIGAGYQISFQSEVERLERKGSPSALPRAMSNLVRNAIDHGGNSGMVTVSVSRSPSGGGRITVADEGPGIPAEHRELVFEPFYRVTPKSSGAGLGLSLVKQVAANHGGEVSIESSAAGTQVTIELA
- a CDS encoding BA14K family protein encodes the protein MNKFGIIALSIATAFSGMPASAAPVFVPSPTLSAQPAPQNTDARIMTVACNPYSIVCSGDGDNRRSYRNRDRDNDRDRDRRSYRDRRYDRDDRYGGDRRYDRRYRRYDNRYDNNGAVIGGLAAGALLGGIIASQPRARAYGSSHAEYCYSRYRSYRAYDNTYQPNYGPRRQCR
- a CDS encoding GNAT family N-acetyltransferase yields the protein MTSGDAAKPAGPVVLLPPDLENLSGFEAALAAGWSPDPRRASDETYVRGELQRLRQDRAKFLGDLIPDGRRHAGSGSPPLTTRLFWIWDGEFCGSISLRFQVGTEELPPEVSGHVGYSVVPWKQRNGHATTALSLLMAVASKEGLDRLVVLCNEDNDASRRVIERNGGELFMRGPHSSDRPDQIKLYFWLKPGAAG
- a CDS encoding BA14K family protein, producing MNRFAIIALSITTAFSGMPASAGPAFVPSPVQSAQPAPQNTDARITTVGCNNFTNCPGQFGNNRRWYRNRNHYRDRNYDRDDRYGWDRRYDRRYRRHDNTGAIIGGLAAGALLGGIIASQPRTRAYSSGSHAEYCYSRYRSYRASDNTYQPNYGPRRQCR
- a CDS encoding DUF3313 domain-containing protein produces the protein MLRQFSTATFARVHRRRRPDSVRSNPFPFSFPVASRGLSLALPLALAMAAAGCSSVPLKEAGTLSSYGNLGAPKGRLSKSRVYVDGTRLSPAKTVSIVPTTFAFSAATRVKSDADRVMVANALDRALCISLSDKYQLVSAGQPADLTIRSVVTDIVPTNKAMAGVSTAVTVGTGFVLPVGVPRLPAGLGGLAVEAEAVDSGGVQRAAIVWSRGANSLQNNPRVSEVGDAYSLASKFSSEFSRMLIKGKEPKGLDISLPTGQRMKSWLGGKPKYAACDAFGRPPGLMGAVAAKYGAPPQWTEKKPKPAATY